The Caulifigura coniformis genome includes a region encoding these proteins:
- the efp gene encoding elongation factor P, translated as MAVFNAGEFRKGIKVIVESDPYEMVHCDFVKPGKGQALYKCKMRNLLKGSLLDRTYRSGDSLEAADIRNVDGIYSYFDSQDYIFMDNESFEQVGLSKDICGQQMRFIKEGSPCQLMYWNEKLIGVTPPTHIVLEITYTEPAARGNTATNVTKPATVETGGEIQVPSFISTGEKVKIDTESGNYLGRVND; from the coding sequence ATGGCTGTGTTCAACGCCGGTGAATTTCGTAAGGGTATCAAGGTGATCGTCGAGAGCGATCCTTACGAAATGGTCCACTGCGATTTCGTGAAACCCGGCAAGGGCCAGGCACTGTACAAGTGCAAGATGCGGAACCTGCTCAAGGGCTCGCTGCTCGACCGCACGTACCGCAGCGGTGATTCGCTGGAAGCCGCGGACATCCGCAACGTCGACGGGATTTACTCCTACTTCGACAGCCAGGACTACATCTTCATGGACAATGAAAGCTTCGAGCAGGTCGGGCTTTCGAAAGACATCTGCGGCCAGCAGATGCGGTTCATCAAGGAAGGCAGCCCCTGCCAGCTGATGTACTGGAACGAGAAGCTGATCGGCGTGACGCCGCCGACGCACATCGTGCTGGAGATCACCTACACGGAACCGGCGGCCCGCGGAAACACGGCGACGAACGTCACGAAGCCGGCGACCGTCGAGACGGGCGGCGAGATCCAGGTCCCGTCGTTCATCAGCACGGGCGAGAAGGTGAAGATCGACACCGAATCTGGCAACTACCTGGGCCGGGTGAATGATTAA
- the epmB gene encoding EF-P beta-lysylation protein EpmB: MAGNREISGEAAGPVVPDFPSLRDDIPQFPPARPAEAGEPQTDWRRSLSDAVRDPAELLELLRLPADLLPAARQAAGLFPLVVPRSFVSRMKVGDPADPLLRQVLPFAEELDVRTDLVLDPVGDSDARIAPGLLQKYEGRALLVSTGVCAVNCRYCFRRHYPYGDEPRRLDDWQPAIDALAADDTLHEAILSGGDPLVLTDARLAALVERLESIPHLKRLRIHSRLPIVLPDRITSSLIDLLRDSRLQAVMVVHANHAHEIQGDCAEALRTLVRSGIPTLNQAVLLNGVNDSVAALAALCESLGNLGVLPYYLHQFDRVAGAGHFEVAEARGLELVEQLRAKLSGYLVPRYVREIAGRRSKTPL; this comes from the coding sequence ATGGCTGGAAACAGGGAAATCTCCGGAGAAGCAGCGGGTCCGGTCGTTCCGGACTTCCCCTCCCTCCGTGACGATATCCCTCAATTTCCCCCCGCGCGACCCGCCGAAGCCGGGGAGCCTCAAACCGACTGGCGACGTTCGCTTTCGGACGCCGTTCGCGACCCGGCCGAACTGCTGGAACTCCTCCGCCTCCCCGCCGACCTCCTGCCGGCCGCCCGACAGGCGGCCGGGTTGTTCCCGCTCGTCGTCCCCCGCAGCTTCGTCAGCCGCATGAAAGTCGGCGACCCTGCTGACCCGCTCCTCCGCCAGGTCCTTCCCTTCGCCGAAGAGCTGGACGTCCGCACCGACCTCGTCCTCGATCCCGTGGGCGATTCCGATGCCCGCATCGCTCCGGGCCTGCTCCAGAAATATGAGGGCAGGGCCCTCCTGGTTTCGACCGGCGTCTGCGCCGTCAACTGCCGATACTGCTTCCGCCGCCACTATCCCTATGGCGATGAGCCCCGTCGGCTTGATGACTGGCAGCCGGCGATCGATGCGCTCGCCGCGGACGATACCCTTCACGAAGCCATCCTCAGCGGCGGCGATCCACTGGTCCTCACGGATGCCCGGCTGGCCGCGCTCGTCGAACGACTGGAGTCGATTCCTCACCTGAAACGGCTGCGGATTCACTCCCGGCTGCCGATCGTCCTCCCCGATCGCATCACGTCGTCGCTGATCGATCTCCTGCGCGACTCTCGCCTTCAGGCCGTGATGGTCGTGCATGCCAATCACGCGCATGAGATTCAGGGCGATTGTGCAGAGGCGTTGCGCACCCTCGTTCGTTCGGGCATTCCCACGCTGAACCAGGCCGTGCTCCTGAATGGAGTGAACGACTCCGTCGCCGCGCTGGCCGCCCTCTGCGAATCACTGGGAAACCTGGGCGTCCTCCCGTACTACCTGCACCAGTTCGACCGCGTCGCCGGGGCAGGGCACTTTGAGGTTGCGGAGGCCCGCGGCCTGGAACTGGTCGAGCAGCTGCGGGCGAAACTGTCCGGGTACCTGGTCCCGCGGTATGTTCGGGAGATCGCAGGGCGGCGAAGCAAGACTCCCCTGTAA